ATGAGTAGATAAAACTGGTATTATAGGATAGATATCGGAGTTTGACGGCTTTAATAGCTCAACAGCCATGATCATTATTCCAAGATGCCTTTTTATCTCTGAAGAACGACTACCTGGTAACATTGCTATAACTTTTGCGTTGCCGGGTATGTTATACTTCTTTCTTATCTCTTCCGGTGCAGCCGTGCGATTCACATGATTTGTAAGAGGGTGTCCAACAAATTTTACATCGATTCCGGCTGCTCTATAAAGACTTTCTTCAAACTTGAAGATCACCAGCACCTTTTTGAAATACCTTTTTATCTTGTTAATCCTTCCTTTACGCCATGCCCATATCTGGGGCGATATATAGTAAACAAGAGGGATTCCAAGATTGTCTAACTTTTTTGCAAGTCTTAAGTTAAAATCCGGGAAATCTATGAGAACGGCAAGCAAAACCTTTTCATCCGTGGATGTTCTTATCACTCTGTTAAATGCATCTTTGATCATGCCAAGATGCCTTACCACTTCCGATATGCCTACAACCGCTATTTTATTTGCATCAAAGATAATCCTTACACCTTCCTGTTTCATCATAGGTCCGCCAATACCTATGAATTCAACATCGGGTACTTTTGAATGCACCGCCTTTACAAGTGCCGCAGCATGCCTGTCAGCGGAGGGTTCACCTGCTACTATTAGGATTTTTTTCATGGACAAGCTTTAAATTTCTTTCTATTCCGTGAAGTACCCTGAATGCGGTCTCAAGTGCAATAAGTCCATCACGCCCTGTTACGATCGGCCGGACTTTTGTTTTAACGGCATTAACAAAACTTTTTATCTCTTCAAACAAACTATCCTCTCTGGATATCTCAAGCTGCCTTCCTTCAAGTTCCGGCTGAGGAGCATAAACGGTTTTTATTATATCAACCCTTGATGCTCCATAATCTATAGAAAAATAAGCGTCCTTCTGAAATAGTCTTATCTTTCTCATCTTTTCCTTTGATACCCTGCTTGCCGTTACATTTGCCACACATCCATTCTTAAATTTGAGTCTTGCATTTGCGATATCAATCTTATCGGTAAGCACAGGCACACCGACAGCATCAATTGATTTTACGTCTGATGCAACAAGTGAAAGTATAATATCGAGATCATGTATCATGAGGTCTCTTACAACATCAACATCGGTACCCCTTACGGTAAAAGGGCTAAGCCTGTGTGCTTCGATAAAAACGGGTTTGTTGATCATTCCTTTTACGCTCCTTATCGCACTGTTGAATCTCTCGAGATGACCTATTTGAAAGGGAATACCATTGCGTTCTGCCGTTTCTACGAGCTTTTTTGCATGAGTTACGGTATCCGTAATAGGTTTTTCAAGGAGTACCGGTATACCTTTATTAAGGAAAAAACTTGCTACCTTATAATGCATCGTTGTTGGGACAGCTACACTTACAATATCAACAAGCCCGTAGAGTTTCTTATAATCGTCAAAGGCTCTAACTTTATATTTCTCTGAGATATGCTGTCTCCGTTGTGAATCTGGATCTGCCACTGCAACAAGTTCAACATCTCCAAGCTGGGTATACTTTTCACAGTGAAAAGTCCCTAGATACCCTGTACCTGCAACCCCAGCCCTTAGCTTCATATCCTGTACCTGCAAACCCCTCGTATCGATGTTTCTATAAATTCTATGATATGTTTTATATCGGGGTCATCCGTTATCTCTGCTTTAACTTTTTTGATCCCCTCTCCGAGCGTATAATTGCTCCTGAACAGAATCCTGTATATTTTATCAATGAGTCTTATCTTTTCTTTTGAGAATCCGCGCCTTCTTAAGCCGATCGTATTTATTCCATAAAGCCTTGCCCTATCACCGCTCGCTATAGCAAAAGGCACAACATCCATGGTAACCATCGCACCTCCTCCAATCATGGCGAGCGCTCCAATCCTTGTAAACTGATGAATAGCAACAAGCCCGCCGATTATTGCCCTGCTCTCAACAGTTACGTGCCCTGCAAGTGTGGCATTATTTGCGAAAACAGTTTCATCACCAATTATGCAGTCATGGGCAATATGAGTGTTGATCATAAAGAGATTACCGTTTCCAATAGTGGTAATTGCATGACCCGTTACCGTGCCTGTATTGATCGTTACATGTTCTCTTATAAGATTGCCGTTCCCGATAACAAGCCT
This region of Deltaproteobacteria bacterium genomic DNA includes:
- the lpxB gene encoding lipid-A-disaccharide synthase; its protein translation is MKKILIVAGEPSADRHAAALVKAVHSKVPDVEFIGIGGPMMKQEGVRIIFDANKIAVVGISEVVRHLGMIKDAFNRVIRTSTDEKVLLAVLIDFPDFNLRLAKKLDNLGIPLVYYISPQIWAWRKGRINKIKRYFKKVLVIFKFEESLYRAAGIDVKFVGHPLTNHVNRTAAPEEIRKKYNIPGNAKVIAMLPGSRSSEIKRHLGIMIMAVELLKPSNSDIYPIIPVLSTHAEFVQNILKEYRFDAKVIVDDTYNAVGISYFAIVASGTATLETALLDVPMVIIYKVSFFSHMVAKLLLSITRIGIVNIITDEDIVPELVQSDLKPKKLANLVGKYLKNEEAYNKMKHDYLKLKSILGDSEASHAAAEEIINIIALIKEVQ
- a CDS encoding Gfo/Idh/MocA family oxidoreductase, producing MKLRAGVAGTGYLGTFHCEKYTQLGDVELVAVADPDSQRRQHISEKYKVRAFDDYKKLYGLVDIVSVAVPTTMHYKVASFFLNKGIPVLLEKPITDTVTHAKKLVETAERNGIPFQIGHLERFNSAIRSVKGMINKPVFIEAHRLSPFTVRGTDVDVVRDLMIHDLDIILSLVASDVKSIDAVGVPVLTDKIDIANARLKFKNGCVANVTASRVSKEKMRKIRLFQKDAYFSIDYGASRVDIIKTVYAPQPELEGRQLEISREDSLFEEIKSFVNAVKTKVRPIVTGRDGLIALETAFRVLHGIERNLKLVHEKNPNSSR
- the lpxA gene encoding acyl-ACP--UDP-N-acetylglucosamine O-acyltransferase translates to MNIHPTAIISKGAELGDVEIGPYSFIGQHVKMGDGTIIGPYVFIDGHTEIGKNNKILQYSSIGSPPQDLKYKNEPTRLVIGNGNLIREHVTINTGTVTGHAITTIGNGNLFMINTHIAHDCIIGDETVFANNATLAGHVTVESRAIIGGLVAIHQFTRIGALAMIGGGAMVTMDVVPFAIASGDRARLYGINTIGLRRRGFSKEKIRLIDKIYRILFRSNYTLGEGIKKVKAEITDDPDIKHIIEFIETSIRGVCRYRI